A single region of the Neodiprion pinetum isolate iyNeoPine1 chromosome 5, iyNeoPine1.2, whole genome shotgun sequence genome encodes:
- the LOC124220247 gene encoding cuticle protein 21.3, whose translation MAFKLIALSALLAVAHAGGPAAYDIATATGDHGSVGYTQESTHKGYAGQNVVSSFSKSVDSPHSSVRVSNSRVTNDALYSHAVAPALSYAAHAAPVVSYSAHAAPAVSYSAHAAPALAYAAHAAPAVSYSAHAAPAVAYSAHAAPAYGYAHSAPAYGYAHAAPAYSSAPSVSYSSISTPVVAKTAYAAPAPVYSYSHAAPVVAKAAYAAPAYSYAPAAPVVAKAAYGVAPAYGYSGAAPVVHATFQGLGAHYAW comes from the exons ATGGCATTCAAG CTTATCGCCCTCTCCGCCCTCCTCGCCGTCGCTCACGCCGGTGGTCCAGCGGCTTACGACATCGCCACCGCAACCGGTGACCACGGCAGCGTGGGATACACCCAAGAGTCGACCCACAAGGGCTACGCCGGACAGAACGTCGTCTCATCCTTCAGCAAGTCAGTCGACTCTCCCCACTCCAGCGTCCGCGTGAGCAACAGCCGTGTCACCAACGACGCCCTCTACAGCCACGCCGTCGCTCCAGCTCTCTCCTACGCCGCTCACGCCGCTCCGGTCGTCTCCTACTCGGCTCACGCCGCTCCGGCCGTCTCCTACTCCGCTCACGCCGCTCCGGCTCTCGCCTACGCCGCTCACGCCGCTCCGGCCGTCTCTTACTCGGCTCACGCCGCTCCGGCCGTCGCTTACTCGGCTCACGCAGCCCCGGCTTACGGCTACGCTCACTCCGCGCCAGCTTACGGCTACGCTCACGCCGCGCCCGCTTACTCGTCCGCCCCGTCGGTATCTTACAGCTCCATCTCTACCCCGGTAGTGGCTAAGACCGCTTACGCCGCCCCGGCCCCGGTCTACTCTTACTCTCACGCTGCCCCCGTCGTCGCCAAGGCCGCCTACGCCGCCCCCGCTTACAGCTACGCTCCCGCAGCCCCCGTCGTTGCTAAGGCCGCTTACGGAGTTGCCCCGGCTTACGGATACTCCGGTGCCGCCCCCGTCGTCCACGCCACCTTCCAGGGTCTTGGTGCTCACTACGCTTGGTAA